AAACTGGTAGTAATCTGAAATAACCACTGGAACAGGAATTAGATAATATCATTCCCGAATGCCGCAATGGCAATAGAAAAGCACAAGCCCAGCTCTATAAAATGTTTTACGGCTTTGCTATGACGATTGCTATGCGCTATGCTACTGACGAGCACGAAGCCGCCGACATACTGGGGCATGCCTTCGTGAAAATGTTCAGAAGCATACACGCATTTGATGCCAATAAAGGCAATTTTCATGGTTGGGTGAAAAAAATTATTATCAATGAATCATTGGATCAGATTAAACTCCGTAGCCGTTTTGTGAGTCTTGAAATAGATGCAGTGGAAGAACCGTTTGTTAATAATAGCATAATAGAGAAAACAGATGCCGCAGCTATTCTGCAATTGGTTAGGCAATTGCCCCCCGCTACACATGCTGTCTTTGTTTTATACGCTATTGATGGCTATACGCACAAAGAAATTTCAACACAATTGAATATCAGTGAGGGCACCAGTAAATGGCATCTAAGTGAAGCAA
This window of the Chitinophaga sancti genome carries:
- a CDS encoding RNA polymerase sigma factor, whose product is MPECRNGNRKAQAQLYKMFYGFAMTIAMRYATDEHEAADILGHAFVKMFRSIHAFDANKGNFHGWVKKIIINESLDQIKLRSRFVSLEIDAVEEPFVNNSIIEKTDAAAILQLVRQLPPATHAVFVLYAIDGYTHKEISTQLNISEGTSKWHLSEARKILQKKLTTINI